The Nostoc sp. 'Lobaria pulmonaria (5183) cyanobiont' genome window below encodes:
- a CDS encoding ROK family protein: MTNDKIQVIGIDVGGTAIKLGRFADDGTCLQSLTVVSPQPTTPEAVLAVLVDAIAQIDPDNQAIAIGVGTPGPSDAAGRIAKIAINLPGWLDVPLADWLEAKTGKPTAIANDANCALLGEAWLGAGRHFQNLILLTLGTGVGGAIILDGKLFIGHQGAAGELGLISLNPDGPICNSGNRGSLEQYACATAIRRRTLKEPIELGFLAQQGDAAALTFWQEYGGNLGIGLTSLIYVLTPQAIVIGGGISGSFEFFLPGVKAEIEKRVQPLSREGLQILPAELGNFAGIVGAAKLAWQLYSGF; encoded by the coding sequence ATGACAAATGACAAAATTCAAGTAATTGGCATTGATGTCGGGGGAACAGCAATTAAGCTGGGGCGTTTTGCAGATGATGGTACTTGTCTGCAATCTTTGACTGTGGTATCTCCTCAACCGACAACGCCGGAAGCGGTGTTGGCGGTGCTGGTAGATGCGATCGCTCAAATCGATCCAGATAATCAAGCTATTGCGATTGGTGTTGGTACTCCTGGCCCATCCGATGCCGCAGGACGCATTGCTAAAATTGCCATTAACTTACCTGGATGGCTCGATGTGCCTTTAGCAGACTGGTTAGAAGCTAAAACTGGCAAACCGACTGCGATCGCTAATGATGCTAATTGCGCTCTTTTGGGAGAAGCTTGGCTGGGAGCCGGTCGCCATTTTCAAAATCTGATTCTGCTAACTTTAGGTACTGGGGTTGGTGGCGCAATTATTCTTGATGGCAAACTATTTATTGGACATCAAGGAGCCGCCGGGGAATTGGGTTTAATTTCCTTAAATCCTGATGGCCCAATTTGTAATAGTGGCAATCGAGGCTCTTTGGAACAATATGCCTGTGCTACTGCAATTCGCCGCCGCACTCTCAAGGAACCCATCGAATTGGGTTTTCTTGCTCAACAAGGAGATGCCGCAGCCTTGACTTTTTGGCAAGAATATGGCGGAAACTTGGGAATTGGTTTGACGAGTTTGATTTATGTACTCACACCACAAGCGATCGTCATTGGTGGCGGTATAAGTGGCAGCTTTGAGTTTTTCTTACCAGGTGTAAAGGCAGAAATTGAGAAGCGAGTTCAGCCTTTATCACGAGAAGGTTTACAGATATTGCCAGCAGAGTTAGGCAATTTTGCCGGGATAGTAGGTGCAGCAAAGTTGGCATGGCAACTCTATTCAGGATTTTAG
- a CDS encoding putative toxin-antitoxin system toxin component, PIN family → MKLIGVNLEVDFPRDRKDAKFLACAMAAEADFLITGDSDFNQAQTLVNTTIISVSLFNRLVCDVGG, encoded by the coding sequence ATAAAGCTAATTGGTGTCAATTTAGAAGTTGATTTTCCCAGAGATAGAAAAGATGCAAAGTTTTTAGCTTGTGCTATGGCAGCCGAGGCAGATTTTTTGATTACGGGTGATTCTGATTTTAATCAGGCGCAAACTTTAGTAAATACAACGATTATTTCTGTATCTTTATTTAACAGGTTAGTTTGCGATGTAGGGGGGTGA
- a CDS encoding type IV pilin-like G/H family protein — MKTELKAKFLQHILDKKKGDEGFTLIELLVVIIIIGILSAIALPSFLNQANKAKQSEAKTYIGSMNRAQQAYYLENTAFTSSIGALGLGIATSTINYQYQIAYTTGNSVATNQAQVKNTNAPLKSYVGGVEVTSQAATSEATTIAVLCESADTVLAGGTNAVAATAFVFTAGSLDCTANTGIGAGKFISLAK; from the coding sequence ATGAAAACCGAATTAAAAGCCAAATTTCTCCAACACATCCTCGACAAAAAGAAAGGAGATGAGGGTTTTACACTTATTGAATTACTAGTAGTAATTATCATCATCGGTATTTTGTCTGCGATCGCGCTGCCTTCTTTCTTGAACCAAGCTAATAAAGCCAAACAGTCAGAAGCTAAAACTTATATAGGTTCAATGAACCGCGCTCAACAAGCTTATTACTTAGAAAATACTGCATTTACAAGTTCAATTGGTGCTTTAGGACTTGGTATTGCAACATCAACCATAAATTACCAATACCAAATTGCCTATACTACGGGTAATAGTGTAGCAACCAACCAAGCACAAGTAAAAAATACTAACGCACCTCTCAAAAGCTATGTTGGGGGTGTAGAGGTGACAAGCCAAGCTGCTACCAGTGAAGCTACTACCATCGCTGTTTTGTGTGAATCGGCAGACACAGTTCTTGCCGGTGGTACAAATGCAGTGGCAGCCACTGCATTTGTCTTCACTGCTGGATCACTTGATTGTACAGCCAACACAGGCATCGGCGCCGGCAAGTTTATCTCTTTGGCTAAGTAA
- a CDS encoding type I restriction endonuclease subunit R — MVQTIPARDISLYELEEKFGLQLATDTNFFTEWTENLPTLTDGEKQAIARVKSNYLNLNKHRLMSEEAVKMVVLSPLLDLAGFYQLPFEIETETSVEISAEDDSFIVKGNIDVLVIQKHFWVLVIESKSSKFDVMTALPQALAYMLDRPNPAQPTFGLLINGREFVFVKLIQQEHPWYARSYALSIERDSESHQVLSILKRLGELIMLLRPE, encoded by the coding sequence ATGGTTCAAACAATCCCAGCTAGAGACATCAGTCTTTACGAATTAGAAGAAAAATTTGGTTTACAACTTGCCACAGACACCAACTTTTTTACAGAATGGACAGAAAATTTACCAACTCTGACTGATGGTGAAAAGCAAGCGATCGCGCGAGTAAAAAGCAACTATTTAAACTTGAATAAGCATCGTCTGATGTCAGAAGAGGCGGTAAAGATGGTAGTACTGTCTCCTTTACTCGATTTAGCTGGGTTTTATCAACTTCCTTTTGAGATTGAAACCGAGACTTCTGTTGAGATTTCTGCTGAAGACGATAGCTTTATCGTTAAAGGAAACATTGATGTTCTTGTCATCCAAAAACATTTTTGGGTACTTGTCATCGAATCTAAAAGCAGTAAATTTGATGTGATGACAGCCCTACCTCAAGCACTAGCTTATATGCTTGATCGTCCAAATCCTGCACAACCGACTTTTGGCTTACTAATTAACGGTAGGGAATTTGTTTTTGTCAAATTGATTCAACAAGAACATCCGTGGTATGCACGATCTTATGCGCTCTCAATTGAACGTGATTCCGAATCACACCAAGTACTCAGTATATTGAAGCGCCTTGGAGAATTAATCATGCTTTTACGCCCTGAATGA
- the trxB gene encoding thioredoxin-disulfide reductase, whose protein sequence is MTNPTVENLVIIGSGPAGYTSAIYAARANLKPVVFEGFQAGGLPGGQLMTTTEVENFPGFPKGITGPELMDQMKAQAERWGAELYTEDVISVDLSQRPFTVRSQEREIKTNSIVIATGATAKRLGLPNEHEFWSRGISACAICDGATPIFHGAELAVIGAGDSAAEESIYLTKYGSKVNMLVRTDKMRASKAMQDRVLSNPKIQVHWNTEAVNIFGNGHMEGVKVRNTKTGEESQLHAKGLFYAVGHSPNTSLFKGQLELDEIGYVVTKPGSVETSVEGVFAAGDVQDHEFRQAITAAGTGCMAAMLAERWLSSTGLIQEFHQQQETADNELEHQPAKKTEAEEEAGFNLDGTRHEGGYALRKLFHESDRLLLVKYVSPGCGPCHTLKPILNKVVDEFDSKIHFVEIDIDKDRDIAENANVTGTPTVQLFKNKELVKEVKGVKQKSEYRQLIESNL, encoded by the coding sequence ATGACTAACCCAACTGTAGAAAACTTAGTAATTATCGGTTCTGGGCCAGCAGGGTACACATCTGCCATCTATGCTGCACGCGCTAACCTGAAACCCGTTGTCTTTGAAGGTTTCCAAGCCGGGGGATTACCTGGTGGGCAATTAATGACAACGACGGAAGTTGAGAATTTTCCAGGATTTCCTAAAGGAATTACCGGGCCGGAACTGATGGATCAGATGAAGGCGCAGGCGGAGCGCTGGGGAGCTGAACTATATACTGAAGATGTTATATCAGTTGATTTGAGTCAGCGTCCCTTTACAGTGCGATCGCAAGAAAGGGAAATTAAAACCAACAGCATTGTCATTGCTACGGGTGCAACTGCAAAGCGTTTGGGTTTACCCAACGAACATGAATTTTGGAGTCGAGGTATCTCCGCTTGTGCAATTTGTGATGGTGCGACACCGATTTTTCACGGTGCAGAATTGGCTGTAATTGGTGCTGGAGACTCGGCGGCGGAAGAGTCAATTTACCTCACCAAGTATGGTTCTAAGGTAAATATGTTGGTACGCACCGATAAAATGCGGGCTTCTAAAGCCATGCAAGACCGCGTTTTGAGTAACCCAAAAATCCAAGTCCATTGGAACACAGAAGCCGTGAATATCTTCGGTAATGGTCACATGGAAGGGGTGAAAGTCCGCAATACCAAAACTGGTGAAGAAAGCCAACTGCACGCTAAAGGTTTATTTTACGCGGTTGGTCACAGTCCCAATACCTCTTTATTTAAAGGTCAGTTAGAACTGGATGAGATAGGTTACGTTGTCACTAAGCCCGGTTCTGTAGAAACTAGTGTAGAGGGCGTTTTTGCTGCTGGAGACGTACAAGATCATGAGTTTCGGCAAGCAATTACGGCTGCGGGTACTGGGTGTATGGCGGCGATGTTGGCAGAACGTTGGTTGTCATCCACTGGTTTAATTCAAGAATTCCATCAACAGCAAGAAACAGCAGATAATGAATTAGAACATCAGCCAGCCAAAAAGACTGAAGCCGAGGAAGAAGCTGGATTTAATTTGGATGGGACGCGCCATGAGGGTGGTTATGCTTTACGGAAATTGTTCCATGAAAGCGATCGCTTACTCCTTGTTAAATATGTCTCTCCTGGTTGTGGCCCTTGTCATACCCTGAAGCCAATTTTAAATAAAGTGGTGGATGAATTTGACAGCAAAATTCACTTTGTAGAAATTGACATCGACAAAGACCGAGATATTGCTGAAAATGCTAATGTTACAGGAACACCAACGGTTCAATTGTTCAAAAACAAGGAACTGGTGAAGGAAGTCAAAGGCGTGAAGCAAAAGAGCGAATACCGTCAGTTAATTGAAAGTAATCTGTAA
- a CDS encoding O-linked N-acetylglucosamine transferase, SPINDLY family protein, which produces MITDICNWQNQAEQYFSQEKYSQAAELYEQAIAIEPNTISYYWHLGLLLLLQGQEAEAQMTWMLPMTQADEEQLPIWTNELFQVLQIEAERRETLGEYSLAWLIRQHIREINPSYIDNLLQILILSIKLQKFEEIDNLSEWGLIETLNAKENIEINTELLIQFLKEFLNTVTLHQINLDLIEASLPYFSDPHQCFSILLPAAMEIGHTLRQPLLAASLLELHLRLEPDNVEILRHLASFYQDARNYSQGIETARLCYSLSEGLADKIFALHLLLRGLMSAGGYWQEICTTCQELETVFQQFIKAQRIPLEEATILRLLSPSFAIPHIKDAPADFRAIHNQVAEIFNNYIQALGQSKAKNYAHQIINHQSLTHHPKKLKIGYISYALRNHSVGWLVRWLFQHHNRDKFDIHTYFVNYKLINDYLQEWYLSHGGEPHKLGMNGLEIADQIYQDEIDILIDLDSITLDITSEVMALKPAPIQVTWLGWDASGIPAIDYFIADPYVLPDDAQNYYTEKIWRLPQTYIAVDGFEVGVPTLRRDDLDIPMDAVVYLSAQRGYKRHPETTKWQMQIITQVPNSYFLIKGLGEEETIKRFFYQIAEEEGVDCSRLRFLPMVHSEAVHRANLGIADIVLDTFPYNGATTTLETLWMGIPLVTRVGEQFAARNSYTMMINAGITEGIAWTDEEYVEWGVRLGKDEALRQQVALKLKASRQTAPLWNGKQFTREMEKAYEQMWQRFIEGK; this is translated from the coding sequence ATGATTACTGATATATGTAATTGGCAAAATCAAGCTGAACAATACTTCAGTCAAGAAAAATATTCGCAAGCAGCAGAGTTATACGAACAAGCAATAGCAATAGAACCAAATACCATCTCTTATTACTGGCATTTGGGGTTACTATTACTATTACAAGGGCAAGAAGCAGAAGCTCAAATGACTTGGATGCTGCCAATGACACAGGCAGATGAAGAACAGTTACCAATTTGGACAAATGAACTATTTCAAGTTTTGCAAATAGAAGCTGAAAGGCGTGAAACACTAGGTGAATATTCTTTAGCTTGGTTAATTCGCCAGCATATACGGGAAATTAATCCTAGCTATATAGATAATTTGCTTCAAATTCTTATACTTTCTATCAAATTACAAAAGTTTGAAGAAATTGATAATTTGAGCGAGTGGGGATTAATTGAAACCTTAAATGCAAAAGAAAATATAGAAATTAATACCGAATTATTAATCCAATTTTTAAAAGAATTTTTAAATACTGTTACTTTACATCAAATTAATCTAGATTTAATAGAAGCTAGTCTGCCTTATTTCTCTGATCCTCATCAATGCTTCTCTATACTGCTTCCTGCTGCTATGGAAATTGGTCATACTTTGCGGCAGCCTTTACTAGCAGCATCTCTGCTAGAATTGCATTTACGATTGGAGCCAGATAATGTAGAAATTTTGCGGCACTTAGCGAGTTTTTATCAAGACGCTCGTAATTATTCTCAAGGAATAGAGACAGCTAGGTTGTGTTATTCTTTATCAGAAGGCTTGGCCGATAAAATTTTTGCACTCCATTTGCTGTTAAGGGGTCTAATGTCAGCAGGAGGATATTGGCAAGAGATATGTACAACTTGTCAAGAATTGGAAACTGTGTTTCAACAGTTTATTAAAGCTCAACGAATTCCTTTAGAAGAAGCAACAATACTACGCTTGCTTTCGCCATCTTTTGCGATACCTCACATTAAAGATGCTCCTGCTGATTTCCGAGCTATTCATAATCAGGTCGCTGAGATTTTTAATAATTATATTCAAGCTCTTGGCCAATCAAAAGCAAAAAACTATGCTCATCAAATTATTAATCATCAATCTTTAACACACCATCCGAAAAAATTAAAAATTGGTTATATATCTTACGCTTTAAGGAATCATTCTGTTGGTTGGCTGGTTCGGTGGTTATTTCAACATCATAATCGAGATAAATTTGATATTCATACTTATTTTGTTAACTACAAATTAATAAACGACTATCTCCAAGAGTGGTATCTAAGTCACGGAGGTGAACCTCACAAATTAGGCATGAATGGTCTAGAAATTGCTGACCAGATATATCAAGATGAAATTGATATTTTAATTGACCTTGATAGCATCACTCTAGATATTACCAGTGAAGTGATGGCACTCAAGCCAGCCCCAATTCAAGTTACTTGGCTGGGGTGGGATGCATCAGGCATACCTGCAATTGATTACTTTATCGCAGATCCTTATGTACTGCCAGATGATGCACAAAATTACTATACAGAGAAAATCTGGCGATTACCTCAAACTTACATAGCAGTAGATGGTTTTGAAGTGGGTGTACCAACTCTCCGCCGCGATGACTTGGATATTCCTATGGATGCCGTTGTATATCTCAGCGCCCAAAGAGGATATAAACGCCATCCAGAAACGACAAAGTGGCAAATGCAAATTATCACACAAGTACCTAACAGCTACTTTTTGATTAAAGGACTTGGTGAGGAGGAAACAATTAAACGCTTCTTTTACCAAATTGCCGAAGAAGAAGGTGTAGATTGTTCTCGGTTACGATTTTTACCAATGGTTCATTCAGAGGCAGTTCATCGTGCTAATTTAGGTATTGCTGATATTGTATTAGATACATTTCCCTACAACGGAGCGACAACAACCCTAGAAACATTGTGGATGGGTATCCCCTTAGTGACACGAGTTGGTGAACAGTTTGCAGCGCGTAATAGCTACACTATGATGATAAATGCGGGTATCACAGAAGGCATTGCCTGGACTGATGAAGAGTATGTAGAATGGGGTGTGCGCCTGGGGAAAGATGAGGCTTTACGCCAGCAAGTTGCTTTAAAGCTGAAAGCATCGCGCCAAACAGCACCACTATGGAATGGCAAGCAATTTACCCGTGAAATGGAGAAGGCTTACGAGCAGATGTGGCAAAGGTTTATTGAGGGAAAATAA
- a CDS encoding ABC transporter permease, with protein MAITKRRLPTFLQFGKSLNLSQKLMFIGLAITLFFVFLAFFAPVLQAWGWLQNPKDFLSNPIHEPPSAKHWFGTSRLGYDVFSRTLFGAQAALQVVILATALSMIIGVPLGMLSGYLGGKLDKVLLFIMDSIYTLPGLLLSVTLAFVVGRGILNAAIAISIAYIPQYYRVVRNHTVSVKTEVFIEAAQAMGASTWVVLSRYLFFNVIQSVPVLFTLNAADAILVLGGLGFLGLGLPEEVAEWGHDLKQALEALPTGIWWTTLFPGLTMTFMVVGLSLLGEGLNEFVNPRLRRENRIRQ; from the coding sequence ATGGCCATTACAAAACGGCGGCTACCGACATTTTTACAGTTTGGCAAAAGTCTCAATCTTTCCCAAAAACTCATGTTTATTGGGTTAGCCATTACCCTATTTTTCGTCTTCCTGGCCTTCTTCGCTCCCGTATTACAGGCTTGGGGATGGCTGCAAAACCCCAAAGATTTTCTCTCTAATCCAATTCACGAGCCACCCTCAGCTAAACATTGGTTTGGTACTAGTCGCCTGGGTTATGATGTGTTCTCCCGGACATTGTTCGGCGCTCAAGCTGCTTTGCAGGTGGTGATTTTAGCAACGGCGCTGAGTATGATTATCGGTGTGCCTTTGGGGATGCTCAGTGGGTATCTCGGCGGGAAATTGGATAAGGTGTTGCTATTTATTATGGATAGCATCTACACTCTACCGGGGCTACTCCTATCTGTGACACTGGCGTTTGTGGTGGGACGTGGGATATTGAATGCAGCGATCGCTATTAGCATTGCCTACATCCCCCAATATTACCGGGTTGTTCGCAACCACACCGTCAGCGTGAAAACTGAAGTGTTTATCGAAGCTGCTCAAGCAATGGGTGCTTCCACTTGGGTTGTGCTTTCTCGTTATCTGTTTTTCAACGTCATTCAAAGCGTACCCGTCCTATTTACACTCAATGCCGCTGATGCGATTTTGGTATTGGGCGGTTTAGGCTTTTTGGGGCTTGGACTTCCCGAAGAAGTGGCAGAATGGGGACATGATTTAAAACAAGCCCTAGAAGCTCTACCTACTGGTATTTGGTGGACTACGCTTTTCCCTGGTTTAACTATGACATTTATGGTGGTAGGGTTATCACTACTTGGTGAAGGGTTAAATGAATTTGTCAATCCCCGATTACGGAGAGAAAATAGAATCCGACAGTAA